A stretch of the Bacillus licheniformis DSM 13 = ATCC 14580 genome encodes the following:
- a CDS encoding RidA family protein, which translates to MESIFEAGNLKSNGHYALAVIHQNTVYVSGQFAIDPITQEKKFGTIEEETLQVLSNIEYILKKAGSHKGKILKITLYLHDINLLDRVDNVCQGFFHDYRPARSVVSTTELHYGFQVEIEAIASL; encoded by the coding sequence GTGGAGAGTATTTTTGAGGCAGGGAATTTAAAATCGAACGGTCATTATGCCTTAGCTGTGATTCATCAAAACACGGTCTATGTATCAGGGCAATTTGCCATTGATCCAATCACGCAGGAAAAGAAATTTGGCACCATTGAAGAAGAGACTTTGCAGGTATTGTCAAATATAGAGTATATCTTAAAAAAAGCCGGCAGTCATAAAGGAAAAATTTTAAAGATAACCTTATATCTTCACGATATCAATTTGTTAGACCGTGTTGACAATGTCTGTCAGGGTTTTTTTCACGATTATCGCCCAGCACGGTCAGTTGTTTCGACGACCGAGCTGCATTACGGTTTTCAGGTTGAAATTGAAGCAATCGCCAGTCTGTAA
- a CDS encoding alanyl-tRNA editing protein, which yields MSPNHHKLFYKDPYLKTFETKILKQQQDKKGDVYIILEETAFYPTGGGQPHDTGTLNGVKVLNVDEIDGEIRHYVERPLPHLNDQVVGVIDWERRFDHMQQHTGQHILSAAFAQLYDLHTVGFHLGNDTVTIDLDVSELTEEMAGKAEKLANEIITENRSIVAKWVEYDDLVNYPIRKLPSVKENIRLVMIDEFDYNGCGGTHPSATGEVGAIKVLNWERQRKKIRLYFVCGNRVITQFDQKQKAIVELTGLLNRPEGELSEAIKRLLENVKKLDKALLESYEKNLQYEANELLAKSAIQNDTVMVIETFSDRSIQELQKLAKMIADREKRALIFFLSENDHRFQLVCGRGEANKMNMRDLMQEALSLIDGKGGGNKMFAQGGGTASFTKEKFMKNVMNIIAIQINSEEN from the coding sequence ATGAGTCCGAATCATCACAAACTATTTTACAAAGATCCCTATCTAAAAACGTTTGAAACGAAAATCTTGAAACAACAACAGGACAAAAAAGGTGATGTTTATATTATCCTAGAGGAAACAGCCTTTTATCCAACAGGCGGGGGCCAGCCTCATGATACAGGAACATTGAACGGAGTCAAAGTTTTAAACGTTGATGAGATAGATGGAGAAATTCGTCATTATGTAGAAAGGCCTTTGCCGCATTTAAATGATCAGGTTGTTGGGGTTATTGATTGGGAGCGGCGTTTTGATCACATGCAACAGCACACCGGGCAGCATATTTTGTCGGCGGCATTCGCGCAGCTGTATGATCTTCATACAGTTGGATTCCATCTTGGAAATGATACGGTTACCATTGACCTTGATGTATCAGAATTAACAGAGGAAATGGCAGGCAAAGCAGAGAAGCTTGCAAACGAGATCATAACGGAAAATAGGTCCATAGTCGCAAAGTGGGTAGAATATGATGACTTAGTAAATTATCCGATTCGTAAACTCCCATCTGTAAAAGAAAATATTCGTCTTGTCATGATTGATGAATTTGATTACAACGGATGCGGCGGAACACACCCGAGCGCTACAGGAGAAGTCGGAGCAATAAAAGTATTGAATTGGGAAAGACAGAGGAAAAAAATTCGTCTGTATTTTGTATGCGGTAATCGGGTCATAACCCAATTCGATCAAAAACAAAAAGCAATCGTTGAATTGACTGGATTACTTAATCGTCCTGAAGGGGAATTAAGCGAAGCTATCAAACGGTTGCTTGAAAATGTAAAGAAGCTAGACAAAGCGCTTCTAGAATCTTATGAAAAAAACCTTCAGTATGAAGCCAATGAATTATTAGCAAAAAGCGCAATTCAAAATGATACTGTAATGGTGATAGAAACGTTTTCAGATCGATCGATTCAAGAACTTCAAAAGCTAGCAAAAATGATTGCTGATCGAGAAAAACGGGCCCTTATTTTTTTCTTGTCAGAGAACGATCATCGCTTCCAATTGGTTTGCGGGCGAGGTGAAGCAAATAAAATGAACATGAGAGACCTAATGCAAGAAGCTCTTTCCCTTATTGATGGAAAAGGTGGGGGAAATAAAATGTTCGCTCAAGGTGGAGGGACTGCTTCATTCACAAAAGAGAAATTTATGAAAAATGTTATGAACATTATAGCAATACAAATAAACTCAGAAGAAAATTAA
- a CDS encoding flavin reductase family protein — MRAPIDEPIWYAYPGMVAVVTAQYEGEKNAMASGWHTYIGSSPGMYGISLNNETFTYKLIEKSGVFGVNFLPGRCSELIQALGTHSGRDINKFEAFHIQYEEGLKAEVPILTDAYFAYECKVHSISTLGDQEWIAGEVLQRYQDKELFLKKGMPNLEKLDVPLHIGGSSYRILNSQAEEHQHAFNSEAD, encoded by the coding sequence ATGAGAGCACCGATTGATGAACCCATTTGGTACGCCTATCCCGGCATGGTAGCTGTCGTTACGGCTCAATATGAAGGTGAAAAAAACGCCATGGCCTCCGGGTGGCATACGTATATCGGATCTTCTCCCGGAATGTATGGGATATCGTTAAATAATGAGACATTTACTTACAAATTGATTGAGAAAAGTGGCGTTTTCGGTGTGAATTTTCTTCCGGGGAGATGCTCGGAATTAATTCAAGCATTAGGCACCCACAGCGGCAGAGATATCAATAAGTTTGAAGCATTTCATATTCAATACGAAGAAGGGCTAAAAGCCGAGGTACCGATTTTAACTGATGCATATTTTGCTTATGAGTGTAAAGTACACAGTATTTCCACTTTGGGCGATCAAGAGTGGATTGCGGGAGAAGTTTTACAGAGATATCAAGATAAAGAGCTTTTCTTAAAAAAAGGCATGCCGAATTTAGAAAAATTGGATGTTCCGCTTCATATTGGAGGGTCCAGCTATCGCATATTAAATAGTCAAGCAGAGGAACATCAACACGCATTTAATTCCGAAGCTGATTGA
- a CDS encoding helix-turn-helix transcriptional regulator, whose product MTEAKQVLKSYIPFAKTIGEMFGPNCEVVIHDLTTPESSVIFTINNHVTGREVGQSFDHLVKKVLLSNEFKEDYLAGYEIQADDGRTIKSSTTLIRDGQQQVIGAFCINYDMNVMIQMKEMLDAFMPGVEKKNQIQTSNTAEQEASIQNVEEITNQLIEQIVANRKHSMMKRREKIELIRFMDEKGIFLMKGAVDKVAEQLGISKVTVYSYLDEVKKRQSE is encoded by the coding sequence TTGACTGAAGCAAAACAGGTTTTAAAAAGTTACATACCATTTGCAAAAACGATAGGGGAAATGTTTGGTCCAAATTGTGAGGTTGTCATTCATGATTTGACAACCCCCGAGTCTTCCGTCATTTTCACAATCAACAATCATGTAACAGGAAGAGAGGTTGGCCAATCCTTTGACCATTTGGTGAAAAAAGTTCTTTTATCCAATGAATTTAAAGAGGATTACTTAGCTGGATATGAAATCCAAGCAGATGATGGGAGAACAATAAAATCATCGACTACCCTCATTAGAGATGGCCAGCAGCAGGTGATTGGGGCTTTTTGCATCAATTACGACATGAATGTAATGATTCAAATGAAAGAAATGTTAGATGCATTTATGCCTGGTGTTGAAAAGAAAAATCAAATACAAACTTCGAATACGGCGGAGCAGGAAGCTTCGATTCAGAATGTAGAAGAGATCACGAACCAGTTAATTGAACAAATTGTAGCGAACCGCAAACACTCTATGATGAAACGCCGGGAAAAAATCGAGCTGATCAGGTTTATGGATGAAAAGGGGATATTCCTCATGAAAGGTGCGGTTGATAAAGTGGCAGAACAATTAGGCATTTCAAAGGTAACTGTCTACAGCTATTTAGATGAAGTAAAAAAAAGACAATCGGAGTGA
- a CDS encoding GNAT family N-acetyltransferase: MILIRKAKVSDANSIAKVHVESWKTTYQGVLPDDTLSKLSVENQAKLWRTSLSDPKNQDIVYVAEETDGKIIGFASGGPNRDHLSKYKGEVSAIYLLLQYQKKGIGSRLMKAIVEELVKKNIKSLLVWVLAGNPSINFYEKLGGRQSTTKQIQFGEDYFKAIAIGWTDINGFLL, encoded by the coding sequence ATGATTTTAATAAGAAAAGCCAAAGTGTCAGACGCTAATTCAATTGCCAAAGTTCATGTGGAAAGTTGGAAAACCACATATCAAGGAGTATTGCCTGATGACACGTTATCTAAGCTTTCTGTCGAAAATCAGGCAAAGCTTTGGAGAACTTCATTAAGTGATCCTAAAAATCAAGATATTGTCTATGTTGCAGAAGAAACCGACGGTAAAATTATAGGCTTTGCTTCCGGAGGTCCAAACCGCGATCATCTTAGCAAATATAAGGGTGAAGTTTCCGCGATTTATCTGTTGTTACAGTATCAGAAAAAAGGAATCGGATCTCGACTAATGAAGGCGATTGTAGAGGAGCTTGTAAAGAAAAACATAAAATCATTATTGGTATGGGTTTTAGCCGGTAATCCATCGATAAATTTTTATGAAAAGCTAGGTGGAAGGCAGAGCACAACAAAACAAATACAATTCGGTGAAGATTATTTCAAAGCTATTGCTATCGGCTGGACGGATATAAATGGTTTTTTGTTATAA
- a CDS encoding RidA family protein encodes MKPVHTKYSTRDGGHYVPAMEHNDVLYISGQLSMNPETGKIPAGGIKEEAKQALANMELVLKERGLAKEDVILCRLYTPDVKYWPDINEVYAHFFGNHKPARVVVPSNHLYAGCLVEVEAIAAIKEEAQ; translated from the coding sequence TTGAAGCCTGTACACACGAAGTATTCAACACGGGATGGGGGCCATTACGTGCCAGCTATGGAACACAATGATGTTCTCTATATTTCAGGGCAGTTGTCGATGAATCCAGAAACGGGAAAAATTCCAGCTGGGGGCATAAAAGAAGAAGCAAAACAGGCATTGGCAAATATGGAGCTTGTCCTCAAGGAACGGGGATTAGCCAAGGAAGATGTGATATTATGCAGACTTTATACCCCAGATGTAAAGTATTGGCCGGATATCAATGAGGTCTATGCTCATTTCTTCGGCAATCATAAACCGGCAAGAGTAGTTGTTCCATCAAATCATTTATATGCCGGGTGTCTTGTTGAAGTTGAAGCCATTGCAGCGATAAAGGAGGAGGCACAATGA
- a CDS encoding D-TA family PLP-dependent enzyme, with the protein MNDLQLDTPALLIDKDVMLSNMKDMQNYANEQKVSLRPHTKTHKMPKLAKLQEEMGAVGIAVAKVGEAEVMARNGLKDIFIANEIVGKSKLERIRKLSETIDISFGIDSAYQVREIEEVFEGASKKAQVLVEIEVGEQRSGIIEEDDFRTLLELIKTCQNVELKGIFSHDGHSYKAKSVAHCKELYKESVERTLHFARIAEEMDLKPKVVSIGSTPPFMFKFDIPEGVTEIRPGTYIFMDASQANVIGTYDRCAASVLTTVISKPTKERVITDVGAKGITAQTRSEGLTATKGLGRIKEYEDVYIHGVFDEHAIIYHEEFNKKVSIGDKVRIIPNHICPVCNLHDKAYLVDNGEVVDELNIEARGRLQ; encoded by the coding sequence ATGAATGATTTACAATTAGATACACCAGCTCTTTTAATCGATAAAGACGTGATGTTAAGCAATATGAAGGATATGCAAAATTACGCTAACGAACAGAAGGTAAGCTTACGCCCTCATACAAAAACACATAAAATGCCTAAATTAGCTAAACTGCAAGAAGAGATGGGAGCTGTAGGAATCGCTGTAGCGAAAGTAGGAGAAGCTGAAGTGATGGCGAGAAATGGCTTAAAAGATATCTTTATCGCAAATGAAATTGTTGGGAAATCAAAGCTTGAACGTATTAGAAAACTATCTGAAACGATTGATATCTCTTTTGGAATCGATAGTGCGTATCAAGTACGTGAAATTGAAGAAGTATTTGAAGGAGCTTCAAAGAAAGCCCAAGTGTTGGTGGAAATTGAAGTAGGAGAACAACGCTCCGGAATTATTGAAGAAGATGATTTTCGTACTTTATTAGAATTAATCAAAACGTGTCAAAATGTCGAGCTAAAAGGAATCTTCTCACATGACGGACATTCTTATAAAGCGAAAAGTGTAGCCCATTGTAAAGAACTCTATAAAGAAAGTGTAGAACGAACATTACATTTCGCCCGAATTGCGGAAGAAATGGATCTAAAGCCGAAAGTGGTTAGTATTGGCTCTACTCCTCCCTTCATGTTTAAGTTTGATATTCCAGAAGGGGTGACAGAAATCAGACCTGGCACTTACATTTTTATGGACGCCTCACAAGCAAATGTAATTGGTACGTATGATCGCTGTGCTGCTTCTGTACTCACAACCGTGATTAGTAAACCAACAAAAGAACGAGTCATTACAGACGTAGGGGCCAAGGGAATTACCGCCCAAACACGAAGCGAAGGGCTTACTGCAACCAAAGGGCTTGGCCGTATCAAAGAATACGAGGACGTTTATATTCATGGCGTATTCGACGAACATGCTATTATTTATCATGAAGAATTCAACAAAAAAGTAAGCATTGGAGATAAGGTGCGAATTATTCCAAATCATATCTGCCCAGTATGCAACTTGCACGATAAAGCCTATTTAGTCGATAATGGAGAGGTTGTAGATGAATTAAATATTGAAGCTAGAGGAAGACTTCAATAA
- the fdhF gene encoding formate dehydrogenase subunit alpha: MDGKPISIRIDGKEFEAVAGATVLDILNKNGFEHPQICHVPETDPIQTCDTCIVEADGKLKRACSLRAEDGMTISLSAERVKAAQKEAMDRLLENHLLYCTVCDNNNGNCKLHNTAEMMGIEDQKYPYTPKEDPSCAVDMSHPFYRYDPNQCIACGQCVEVCQNLQVNETLSIDWELERPRVIWDEGVSINESSCVSCGQCVTVCPCNALMEKSMLGKAGFMTGIKPDVMEPMIDLVKDVEPGYSSIFAVSEVEAAMRSQRTKKTKTVCTFCGVGCSFEVWTKGRDILKIQPVSEAPVNAISTCVKGKFGWDFVNSEERLTKPLIRKNNEFVESTWEEALDYVARRLGSIREQNGKDAVGFISSSKITNEENYLMQKLARQVFGTNNVDNCSRYCQSPATDGLFRTVGMGGDAGTIQDIAKAGLVIIVGANPAEGHPVLATRVKRAHKLHGQKLIVADLRKNEMAERSDLFIRPRQGTDQVWLMAVTKYMIDQGWHDQAFIDENVNFFEEYKQSLETYTLEYAEKITGIHKQTLIQIAEMIRDADGTCILWGMGVTQNTGGSDTSAAISNLLLATGNYRRPGAGAYPLRGHNNVQGACDMGTLPGWLPGYQHITDDKARKKFEQAYGTTIDEEPGLDNIEMLHAVEEGKMKAMYIVGEDMALVDSNANRVHDILSSLEFLVVQDVFLSKTAQYADVVLPASASLEKDGTFTNTERRVQRLYQALPPLGDAKPDWVIIQDIANRLGADWSYSHPGDIFSEMASLSPLFSKADYDAIEGWNSFLWGSLTGESTPLLYEDGFNFPDRKARFAIADWAEPAEFPEEYDLHINNGRMLEHFHEGNMTNKSAGIQAKVPDVFVEVSPELAKERGICDGSQVRLISPFGAVKLTALVTDRVRANELYLPMNSTDKESAINFLTGPAVDARTNTPAYKQTKVRMEVLGGCAEPPLPKTNPRNKKRHPQNGAEVERKWKRPGYVHLTD, encoded by the coding sequence ATGGACGGAAAGCCAATCAGTATCCGGATAGACGGCAAAGAATTTGAAGCAGTGGCCGGGGCAACCGTTTTAGACATATTGAACAAAAACGGGTTTGAACACCCGCAAATATGCCATGTACCAGAGACGGATCCTATTCAAACGTGTGATACGTGTATTGTGGAAGCAGACGGAAAATTAAAACGGGCATGCTCCCTGCGGGCTGAAGACGGAATGACGATCAGCCTGTCAGCAGAACGGGTCAAAGCTGCACAAAAAGAAGCAATGGACCGCCTGCTCGAAAATCATTTGCTCTATTGTACGGTATGCGACAACAACAACGGGAACTGTAAGCTACATAATACGGCAGAAATGATGGGAATCGAAGACCAGAAATACCCTTACACGCCTAAAGAAGACCCGTCTTGCGCCGTCGATATGTCACACCCCTTTTACCGCTATGATCCGAATCAGTGCATTGCTTGCGGACAATGTGTTGAAGTTTGCCAAAACCTGCAGGTCAATGAGACGCTCTCGATTGACTGGGAGCTTGAACGGCCGCGGGTAATCTGGGATGAAGGCGTATCAATCAACGAATCCTCATGCGTCAGCTGCGGGCAGTGTGTCACGGTCTGTCCGTGCAATGCGTTAATGGAAAAATCAATGCTTGGAAAAGCCGGTTTCATGACAGGCATCAAACCGGATGTCATGGAGCCGATGATCGACCTTGTCAAAGATGTAGAGCCGGGATACAGCAGCATCTTTGCCGTTTCAGAAGTCGAGGCGGCGATGCGTTCACAGCGGACCAAAAAGACAAAAACCGTCTGTACGTTCTGCGGTGTCGGCTGTTCATTTGAAGTATGGACAAAAGGCCGTGACATCTTAAAAATTCAGCCGGTTTCAGAAGCTCCAGTCAATGCCATCTCGACGTGTGTGAAAGGGAAATTCGGATGGGATTTCGTCAATTCGGAAGAACGTTTAACCAAACCGCTGATCCGCAAAAATAACGAATTTGTCGAATCGACTTGGGAAGAAGCGCTTGACTACGTTGCCCGCAGATTAGGCTCGATTCGGGAGCAGAACGGAAAAGACGCAGTCGGATTTATTTCGTCTTCAAAAATCACGAATGAAGAAAACTACTTAATGCAAAAGCTGGCGCGGCAAGTATTTGGCACTAACAATGTCGACAACTGCTCGCGCTACTGCCAGTCTCCGGCAACAGACGGATTGTTCCGCACGGTCGGCATGGGCGGCGATGCAGGCACCATTCAAGACATCGCGAAAGCAGGCCTCGTCATCATCGTCGGCGCCAACCCGGCCGAAGGCCACCCGGTACTGGCGACCCGCGTGAAGCGCGCCCATAAGCTTCACGGACAAAAGCTGATCGTCGCCGATCTTCGCAAAAACGAAATGGCCGAACGCTCGGATCTGTTCATCAGACCGCGGCAAGGAACTGATCAAGTATGGCTGATGGCCGTGACAAAGTATATGATCGACCAGGGCTGGCACGATCAGGCGTTTATCGATGAAAACGTCAATTTCTTTGAGGAATATAAGCAATCTCTTGAGACATACACCCTTGAATATGCAGAAAAAATTACAGGCATCCATAAACAGACGCTGATTCAAATCGCTGAGATGATCCGCGACGCCGACGGTACATGCATTCTTTGGGGAATGGGGGTCACCCAAAACACGGGCGGTTCCGACACGTCCGCAGCGATTTCAAACCTGCTTTTAGCTACCGGGAATTACCGCCGCCCGGGCGCAGGAGCTTACCCGCTCCGCGGCCACAACAATGTCCAGGGCGCCTGCGACATGGGGACGCTTCCCGGCTGGCTTCCGGGATATCAGCACATTACAGATGACAAAGCGCGGAAAAAGTTCGAACAAGCTTACGGCACAACAATCGACGAGGAGCCCGGACTTGACAACATTGAAATGCTTCACGCCGTTGAAGAAGGCAAAATGAAAGCCATGTATATCGTCGGAGAAGATATGGCTTTAGTCGATTCAAACGCAAACCGGGTCCATGACATTTTATCAAGCCTTGAATTCCTTGTGGTTCAGGATGTGTTCCTTTCGAAAACAGCTCAATACGCCGACGTCGTTCTGCCTGCGTCAGCTTCTCTTGAAAAAGATGGAACTTTTACAAACACGGAAAGACGTGTCCAGCGGTTGTATCAGGCGCTCCCGCCGCTCGGAGATGCGAAGCCGGACTGGGTTATCATTCAAGACATCGCAAACCGGCTTGGAGCTGACTGGAGTTACAGCCACCCTGGCGACATTTTTTCAGAAATGGCAAGCCTGTCTCCGCTGTTCTCCAAGGCGGATTATGACGCAATTGAAGGATGGAACAGCTTCCTGTGGGGCAGCTTGACCGGAGAAAGCACGCCTCTTTTGTATGAAGACGGCTTTAACTTTCCTGACCGGAAAGCGCGCTTTGCCATCGCAGACTGGGCAGAGCCCGCCGAATTTCCTGAGGAGTACGACCTTCACATTAACAACGGCCGAATGCTGGAGCATTTTCACGAAGGCAATATGACAAACAAATCGGCAGGCATCCAGGCAAAAGTGCCGGACGTCTTTGTGGAAGTCTCGCCTGAGCTCGCCAAAGAACGGGGCATCTGCGACGGATCGCAGGTCAGGCTGATCTCGCCGTTTGGCGCCGTAAAATTAACGGCGCTTGTGACAGACCGGGTCAGAGCGAACGAACTTTATCTGCCGATGAACTCGACAGATAAAGAATCGGCGATCAATTTCTTGACCGGTCCCGCAGTAGATGCGCGCACCAATACACCGGCTTACAAGCAGACCAAGGTTCGTATGGAAGTGCTCGGCGGATGTGCAGAACCGCCGCTTCCGAAAACAAATCCGCGCAATAAGAAACGCCATCCGCAAAACGGGGCTGAAGTCGAGCGGAAATGGAAGCGTCCGGGGTACGTTCATTTAACAGACTAA
- the sigK gene encoding RNA polymerase sporulation sigma factor SigK, with protein MTGVFAALGYVIKELVFLVSYVKNNAFPQPLSSSDEKKYLELMAQGDEHARNMLIEHNLRLVAHIVKKFENTGEDAEDLISIGTIGLIKAIESYSAGKGTKLATYAARCIENEILMHLRALKKTKKDVSLHDPIGQDKEGNEISLIDVLKSENEDVIDTIQLNMELEKVKKYIDILDGREKEVIVGRFGLDLKKEKTQREIAKELGISRSYVSRIEKRALMKMFHEFYRAEKEKRKKAKGK; from the coding sequence ATGACAGGTGTTTTTGCAGCGCTCGGTTATGTCATCAAGGAACTCGTTTTTTTAGTATCATATGTGAAAAACAATGCCTTTCCACAACCGCTGTCAAGCAGTGACGAAAAAAAGTACTTGGAGCTGATGGCCCAGGGGGATGAACACGCGAGAAACATGCTGATCGAACATAACCTCCGGCTGGTCGCCCACATCGTCAAAAAATTCGAAAACACAGGCGAGGATGCAGAAGACCTGATTTCCATCGGAACGATCGGGCTGATCAAAGCAATCGAAAGCTATTCAGCCGGAAAAGGAACTAAGCTCGCCACTTATGCGGCGCGTTGTATAGAAAACGAGATCCTCATGCATTTGCGCGCATTGAAAAAAACGAAAAAAGACGTCTCACTCCATGACCCGATCGGCCAGGACAAAGAAGGCAACGAAATCAGCCTCATTGATGTCCTCAAATCGGAAAACGAAGACGTCATCGACACCATCCAGCTCAACATGGAGCTTGAAAAAGTGAAAAAATACATCGACATCCTGGACGGCAGAGAAAAAGAAGTCATCGTCGGCCGCTTCGGCCTTGATTTGAAGAAAGAGAAAACACAGCGCGAAATTGCGAAGGAGCTTGGGATTTCGCGGAGCTATGTGTCGCGGATTGAGAAACGGGCGCTGATGAAGATGTTTCATGAGTTTTATCGGGCGGAGAAGGAGAAAAGGAAGAAGGCGAAGGGGAAGTGA
- a CDS encoding threonine synthase codes for MEQYQCHSCRTKYNVSEQVWKCQCGGVLDLVKEKVEWSDSKVLKDIPSMWRYIEAMPFDRDSAIWSGITMGEGYTPLIVLDSGEPNTLVKVDYMMPTLSFKDRGAAVLIAKAKELGVKHVIADSSGNAGTSIAAYAKRAEIACDIFLRKGTSPKKIAQAKAHGANVREIEGTREDVAEAAQKAVDIEKKFYASHVFNPYFYEGTKTYAFEIWEQMNGAPDTLIIPVGNGTLLLGVYYGFKELLENKCIDKMPRLVAIQAENCAPLAKAFINNQKAAEPVKSSGTLAEGIAIAKPARSAQILETIRATNGQIITTNEEEILKARTALASKGFYVEPTTAANYAGYLKYSHSSDEKIVIPLCGAGIKSN; via the coding sequence ATGGAACAGTATCAATGTCATTCTTGCCGTACGAAATACAATGTGTCTGAACAGGTGTGGAAATGCCAGTGTGGCGGAGTGTTAGACCTTGTAAAAGAAAAAGTAGAATGGTCCGATTCAAAAGTGCTCAAAGATATTCCTTCTATGTGGAGATATATTGAAGCTATGCCATTTGATCGCGACTCCGCCATATGGAGCGGCATCACCATGGGGGAGGGATACACGCCTTTAATCGTGTTAGACAGCGGGGAGCCGAATACTCTTGTGAAAGTGGACTATATGATGCCTACTTTGTCTTTTAAAGATCGCGGTGCGGCTGTATTAATAGCTAAGGCAAAGGAGCTGGGAGTGAAGCATGTGATCGCCGACAGCAGCGGAAATGCAGGGACATCTATTGCAGCTTACGCCAAGCGGGCTGAAATCGCATGTGACATCTTTCTTCGAAAGGGTACATCGCCTAAGAAAATCGCGCAGGCGAAAGCGCATGGAGCCAACGTTCGCGAAATTGAAGGCACAAGAGAAGATGTGGCTGAAGCAGCGCAAAAGGCTGTGGATATAGAGAAAAAATTCTATGCCAGTCACGTTTTTAATCCATATTTCTATGAAGGAACAAAAACGTATGCCTTTGAGATTTGGGAACAAATGAATGGAGCGCCGGATACGCTTATTATTCCAGTTGGCAATGGTACGTTATTGCTTGGGGTTTACTATGGATTTAAAGAGTTATTAGAGAACAAATGTATAGACAAAATGCCAAGGCTGGTTGCGATACAGGCAGAGAATTGTGCGCCGTTGGCAAAGGCATTTATCAACAATCAAAAAGCTGCTGAACCCGTCAAAAGCAGCGGAACACTTGCAGAGGGCATCGCGATTGCCAAACCGGCAAGATCTGCTCAAATATTAGAAACCATCCGTGCCACAAACGGTCAAATCATTACAACCAATGAGGAAGAGATTCTAAAAGCTCGTACAGCATTAGCAAGTAAAGGCTTTTATGTTGAGCCAACAACAGCGGCTAACTATGCAGGATATTTAAAATACAGTCATTCTTCTGATGAAAAAATCGTGATTCCATTATGCGGGGCTGGGATTAAATCTAATTAG
- a CDS encoding DUF1641 domain-containing protein: MAAPITAIRKEEKSEEQIKLEKLEELKALLAEQEAAVSKTMKLLGELNGLGILDAADSMIGAKEDIAKIVLGQLSKEPAKNLMNTAIAAGGALSKAEPEVMGKLVESIVAGTKQGEDFLKSDKKTGVLDLLKAMNDPDINRAVGFGLQFLKGMGKALKE; this comes from the coding sequence ATGGCAGCTCCCATCACCGCCATCCGCAAAGAAGAAAAATCTGAGGAGCAAATAAAGCTTGAAAAACTCGAAGAACTCAAAGCCCTTTTGGCTGAACAGGAAGCCGCCGTTTCAAAAACGATGAAGCTTCTCGGCGAACTGAACGGCCTCGGGATCCTTGATGCCGCAGACAGCATGATCGGCGCGAAGGAAGACATCGCCAAAATCGTCCTCGGCCAGCTGTCCAAAGAGCCGGCCAAAAACCTGATGAATACAGCCATTGCAGCAGGCGGCGCTCTCTCCAAAGCCGAACCGGAAGTCATGGGGAAACTTGTAGAAAGCATCGTCGCCGGCACAAAACAAGGAGAGGACTTTTTAAAAAGCGATAAAAAAACCGGAGTCCTCGATCTGCTGAAAGCCATGAACGATCCGGACATCAACCGGGCCGTCGGCTTCGGCCTGCAATTTTTAAAAGGCATGGGAAAAGCGCTGAAAGAATAA